TTCTTCAAGTATATTGTTTTagtaataaatcatatttttattaaattatatttaaaaaattacttgtTTACTAAATTAATTGATTTAGTCATGCTCAATCACTCAATTAATTTTACCAAttctcaaattttatatttaattatactttttgtgctaacaaaaaatataatagtatttcacttaaaaaactataaaattaaactcATTAAGTAATCAacaatactttattattattaagatattGTCAAGTATATCAAAtggtacaaataataaatatcatttttttaatagactcaggttttttttagattaaacactttgaaataataaattttaataaaataattatatatattctaaaaaactaaaatttatgaaattaacgGTGGGGTAAATATTTCACTGTGGTTGAATTTCATGTCTCATTCAACCTGAAAATACTAAACAAATATCCTTCcaattcttattttaacatttatactGCATGCTAACAAACACAATTTCCTTAAAACCAAGTCTAAACATTACTAATAAAAACTCTAATTCTTTAAATGTTTTCATTAAAAGTTTGCAATGAATTAAGAtgtttaaactaattaattgaTACAACACTATAAGCAAAATCTATTAATTGTTCTATCATAATTAAGGTTCTAAATTATTTTCCAATAATTAAATACCATCAAATAAGTCATCAATAATCATACAATTAAGAACGAGAACATAACACAAGAGTAttgggaaaaaaaatatatgacacAACATAATCCACAAAGAATGATGACATATTATAtcaaatttgaataaataagAGATTTAGTTAATCCTAGGTACTCTGAGCACTATAAATGGGAAAGATGATAAATGTAATAAAGATGACGAGTGTATGTAGTCTTCATAACGTGTCTTTGGTGTCTCTCTTTTAGGATTAGTTTCTTATCTCCAAAAAGATACATCTTTAGTCATTGATATTGAgaattcaagtgtgagtctaagtcccaaattgaataaaaatgagaaagtgaaACATCATATACATTAATCCATTGTCTTAAAGTTTTGGGTTGAGAGTGATTTCAATCCTTTATGTGGTTGGATTGAGAGTGATGTCAATCCATTATTTGGttaatttcaagttttattGATGTTATGTCTCAGCAACATAGAAAATATACTTTAACgaattacaattaaattatataatcttgaAAATCTTCTTTGATCTTTTGAGATTTTCACTTatctacaaataaaaacaaaatactttatttcaaaattatttaataaaattttaattatttgcaAAGCACATAATGAATATTATTAGTAATATATGGTGCTAATTATATGTACTTGCTCAATTAATTAGATGAATATGTTATATATGGTGCTAATtgattttagtaatttaatgaatatgttttaaatattatgtagttacttttattatatgatttgaTTCATAGTATCATAGGGATTGAAgtatatgattataatatttttataaaactcgGCCACCATTGTGATAATTATGTTGTGAAAACTTGAATTTAAGTGAGTTTGATAGATATGAGTGATAACCATTTAATTGATAATCAAGATTTATGgtttataatttatgtatacCGAAAGTATGTTTAAGAAGATTTCTTTCAATGAGTTACAAGTTTTGTCTGCATTCTAAGGCGATATGTCATAACTATAATAGGTtccatgaaaattaaaaaaattaaataacatacaataaatataacTCACAAACTCATTAtattaagattttgaatttaaaatttaaaatttaattattatctcATTTATTGTGTTTCTTAAATTAATCTCCCATTTAAAAAAACCAAATCGAATCACATATCCTTGCATACAAAACTTTAAAAcacaattgttttttttttctttttctcgtaTTTGAATTCTAAAAAGTTGCAATCCTCGAACATGCAAACGAACTTTAATTTAATGTGCATAATTATGAGTACATATTTAGAGGGACGGACTGAAGAATGTAGCAGTTCTAATTATGATGGTGAAAGAAAAGTCatgcataatttatttaaaaaataaaaaaccatatGTATAAAGATTTTTCTGAAAGCAGCGAACTATATATAATTTGGTGGTGAAAAAAGAAGTGACGTTGGTGTTCTGACTTTCTATTTGGTTAAGAGAAATGGTTAATCATTACAGTCGTCGAAACCTTTTAACAGCAAAATCTTTCCTTTCAAACCATAGACATTTTGGACGTGCTGTCTGTGGTCTCAAAGGCATGTTAAGTCTAAACATAATAGATTTCTGAATCTTCTTGATAGCTCACTACACATTGCATTCGACAACACCCTTTCAACAAAACTATCTTATTTTTGTACCATTTTCTGTTTCAGTTACGCAATTCCCGGGGAATCTTCTCTTAacctatttcatttgattttgttaCTATCTTCTATCCCATTGAATGctcaaaaattatataaatgagtTAGCAAAAAACCCCTTCTAGTTCAGAAGGAAATAGTTAGTGTGTAGATTACAAAGAGTGGGTGTCCTTTTTAATGAACATGAAAATGAATTTGTCACTGTCACATCCATCTCTTGCGCCAATCACACTCTTCCATCTACCCAAAGGTAATCACAAATCTTTATGGGTCACACCCACCACCCTCTCTAATTTGGCATAGCAAAACCAAACCAAGCTGCACACTCACATCCTTTAGTATTAAAGGCAAAAATCTCTGCCAACCACCACCCAAACCAAGATCATCGAAACAAGCAAAGAAAGATACACAAAGTAAAACGTGTGGCCAAATAACATAATCATCGTCGTCGTCTTCGTGGTCAATATTCCCATTTCCCCTTTCTATCTATTTCCGTACGCCTCATTCCACCGAAACACTCGCATCGCATATCGTATATCACTAACAATTCAATGGATTGCGCAATCTTAACAAGAGTAAACCAAACCAGACGCCGGATAGAAACACAAATTAATGTTGTCCTCTTACTTTATTTGTTCTAGCCATTTACAATTAAAATGAGAGGAGTTAAGGAAAGACACACAGACGATGAAGAATAACAGCCCCTGAAAGAAAAACCACAAGTGCTGCTCTCACCGCTAAGACAACACACACCAACCAACCAAAACATAGAAAAGAGatgattttgaatatttttacaACACCAGGAGACAGAGAAGAAGAACCTAGTAATTCCACACCAGACCCTCCAAGGCAATGTCTCGTTCCGCGTCAAAATCAAAGGGTGGTGGCTGATACATCCACGTGTCCACCGAGTCCACGAAAACGAACTCCTTTTCCAACTCCACGCACCCATCATCGGTGCTTTCCAGGGACGGGAGTTCAACTATCTGAGTCAACTCGTCTGAGGCAGAGGACAGGTCCATTGCCGACACCAAGGACGAGAGGGAGGATGGCTCCATGTGGGCCGCCTTCGCCGCCGCTGCCTGGACGTCGCGCGCAGCCAGGGAGGCCGGGCGTGGGAGGGAGTTCGCCAGGTGGGGGAAGTTCAGAATGGCGGCGGAGCCCTTGATGCTGAGGGCGGCCACGTCGTGCGCTCTCGCCGCCATCTCCGGCGTCGGGAATGTGCCTAGCCATATCCGCGACTTCTTCCGCGGCTCGCGGATTTCCGACACCCACTTCCCCCAGTTCCGCATCCGCACGCCACGGTACACTGGATGCTTGCTCGAGTCGCGAATGCGCTTTATCTTCTTGCTCTCTCGCCCCGCCTCGGTCTCCAACGACATCGTCTTCTCGGCTGAAACTCTCATTCTTTATTGTTAAAGAGAACTAAATTATCACTATGTGGATGTGGTTCTTTCTACGGAGATGATGGAGTTTAGTTGCTTATTTTTGGAGGAGAAGGAGGTGGAAGAGGAGACTATTTTCATTTGGCATGCAAGTGAAATTCATTAGCTACGACTTTTtcctcttttgttttctttgtcacTTCTTCTCAGTGACTCATATAACACTTATAAAGGTTCATAGAGGAGAAAAGAATGGACCCACATGAGAGAAAAACGCGACACTCACCCTGCAATCGCATAGTTAATGCTAATACCTTCTTCACTCGCCATTGCCACGCAACCTCCTGTTAACTTTGCTCCTTCCTTTTATATATCTATTGTCTTTGTATTTACTCATGCTTACCTTTTTTAACCACCcttctgttttttcttcttttttttttcactctcgCTGTTCATCTACCCTTATCTTTTTCTTAGAAAGTTTCATCAATGCAATGCATATCAAGGCTCTTCTGTTGTTCTTTATCATCTTTTCCCTAAACTCGCTATCGCCAATAATTTGCTATTTTGTATTTTCCACTGTAAAAAGTACTGCTGGGTGCAACAGGTTTGGTTAGTCAAATTTAATAAGGTTGACACGAGAGCTGCCAAGGCTCCACCACCACTTgtgtactttttattttctcaatctAGTTGGGGTATTTCTATGATGAGTATCCCTGCTGATTTTCACTCTTCTTTTGGGATGGGTTAAATTTTGTTGCTTTGTCTTTGCATGTAGACGTAGGTATCCGATACGaccagtttttttttattatttgaacaACTTGTTCAATGTCAGTTCATAccgtatttttatattttgtcacgcattcaatatttatatttctctctccatatcatttctaaagCCAAAAACAGTGCAGAAAGCATATGGTGTCCCGGCCAAGGGAGATGtcaaaacaacaattttcatTGTACGGACAACTTCCTCCATTCTTGATGTACCTCCAACTCTCAACTTGAAGCCGATGAATCAGTTGTTCCGTTTACAATTCATTAATTCAAGTTTGGTTGGCGATTAACAGTTTAATCATTAGCTGATTAGAGGGAATGGTGTATTTGTAGATGTAATTGGGTATCTGTATAACTCCCATGAATATCACCACAGATATGGGGTTCCAACCATTGCATGTGAGTGCTTTTAAAACTATATAGTCAGGGCCAGCAATGATTTAGGTTTTTGGACCCTTCTTTCAATATTTCTTCCCCTTcatttacaatatatttatttgccTCTCCTCGTAGAAGAAGATGCAATTATTTCTTCCCCTTATTATTCCTACTTCTTTTCGGTTTATTATTACTCTGCGATTAGTCCCTCTTAAATTGATGGGCCCTGCCAGTATTCTTTGGGTGACGTTGTCCAATTCATGGTCTGTAATTGTCTCCATCTCATCATCACTCACATTTCAGACACCAGAGAGGGTAATCTTGTGgtacttttttttctcattcattAGAAAAAGTAGTGAAAATACTAAGCAGTGGTACCTAGGCTATGGTTTGAAAAgataataagaaagaaaactaaatttCATTGTACTGATATTGTCCTATGGACTGTTTTGTTCCGTGTGCGTCCCTGTGCAGTGGTGGTGCGTTATAGGTGTTTCCATCTTGCCACGTGCA
This Vigna angularis cultivar LongXiaoDou No.4 chromosome 4, ASM1680809v1, whole genome shotgun sequence DNA region includes the following protein-coding sequences:
- the LOC108321818 gene encoding dehydration-responsive element-binding protein 3 translates to MRVSAEKTMSLETEAGRESKKIKRIRDSSKHPVYRGVRMRNWGKWVSEIREPRKKSRIWLGTFPTPEMAARAHDVAALSIKGSAAILNFPHLANSLPRPASLAARDVQAAAAKAAHMEPSSLSSLVSAMDLSSASDELTQIVELPSLESTDDGCVELEKEFVFVDSVDTWMYQPPPFDFDAERDIALEGLVWNY